From the genome of Medicago truncatula cultivar Jemalong A17 chromosome 2, MtrunA17r5.0-ANR, whole genome shotgun sequence:
TCATCCACCGATAATTTTCAGTTGACTCTTAATATCTTCCCATCTCAAACCGATCGTTTCAATGCAACCGGGGTTTCAACTGCTGCTTTTGCGCTTAGCAACCAACTTTACAAGCCTCCAGAATTTTTCACACCCTACGCCTTCATTGGTGTTAACTATAAACATTTAGGAGGTGATTTACACCATTTCATTATGAACTACAAATGCTGAATTATTTGTTTGATctgtcttctttctcttctctgactctgTCATTTTTATGTCACTTAGGAGAATCTAAAGGATCAAAGTCATCACATACTGGGGTTATAGTTGGTGCAGTAGTTGCTGTATTGGTCCTTCTTGTACTGGCGATCCTTATAGGGATATACGCCATTCGCCAAAAAAGAGCAAGGTCTTCCGAGTCAAACCCTTTTGGTAAGAAATGATTACCCCAAGATTGGCCTAATTTGTACTATCAGCAAGGAACTTTTctactagttttttttattgattcaatTGTCATGTTAAATGCAGTAAACTGGGAACAGAACAATAATAGTGGAGCTGCTCCGCAGTTGAAAGGAGCACGATGGTTTTCGTTTGATGAGATGAGGAAATACACCAACAATTTTGCAGAAGCCAACACTATTGGATCAGGCGGCTATGGACaggtttttattaatttaatcacATGACTACCCTTCTCATTTTTCTATTTCATAACACCGTATTTCCTTAACGTTCCTAAGGACATATTTGGACCGGTGGAATGAGATGAAAAGAGCTTATCTTTAAATTGGTGGTATCTTATCCGTCAAATTCCACCACTTACCTTCGCTTTTATCCATTCTTATGTCTTTTCATATTTAGAGAATTTCATTGCTAGCATTTATGATAGAATCATCCACCACGCGTATTTTCCCCAAATTATTCTCTTAATATTTAGTGCAAAATCTTATTAGCCCTCCTCACTTACAAGGTTTACCAAGGTGCTCTTCCCACTGGGGAATTGGTTGCAATCAAAAGAGCCGGAAAAGAATCTATGCAGGGCGCTGTTGAGTTTAAAACTGAGATTGAACTTCTATCAAGGGTCCATCATAAGAATCTTGTTAGTCTTGTTGGCTTCTGTTACGAGAAAGGTGAACAAATGCTGGTCTATGAGTACGTTCCAAATGGCACTTTATTGGATAGTCTTTCAGGTACTTCAATTCCTTCAAAACACTCTGCATGCACCATATTGTATCTTAAGACTCAAACATATAGCCATTTTATTGTATATCACAGCACGATTGGTCTTAGTATTTAAAAATGCGTTGGACTTTGTCACCGCAGGAAAATCTGGGATATGGATGGATTGGATAAGGAGGCTCAAAGTTACATTGGGTGCCGCCAGGGGTCTGACCTATCTACATGAACTTGCTGACCCACCAATCATACACAGAGACATAAAATCAAGCAATATCCTACTTGATAATCACCTCATTGCAAAAGTTGCTGATTTTGGTCTCTCCAAACTTCTTGTTGATAGTGAAAGGGGCCATGTTACTACTCAAGTCAAAGGAACAATGGTTTGTATAATATGTTTTTCAGTTTTACCTACAAAACTATATACACATGAAATCAGCTTTTTCTATTGCAGCTATACAATCAAACTAGTTtctctaagaaaaaaaataactagtctTCGGGATACTTACAGTCGAACTTAATATTTACCTCTCTCTAAGTTGGTTGGGAACTACTTATAGATTATAAATACTCTTTAAAGTTGTAGAAGAAAGTTTCTCTTTTATGAAGCTGAAATTGAAtcataaaattttgttatttttgctaGTGATAGCTAATGAAAATGTGTTTTCTTTTCAATCTATGAAGGGATACTTGGATCCAGAATATTACATGACCCAGCAATTGACTGAAAAGAGTGATGTATATAGCTTTGGAGTGCTAATGCTGGAACTAGCAACATCAAGAAAGCCAATAGAGCAAGGAAAATATATTGTAAGAGAGGTAATGAGGGTAATGGATACATCAAAGGAGTTATACAATCTTCATTCCATTCTAGATCAAAGTCTACTCAAAGGGACAAGACCAAAAGGTTTAGAAAGGTATGTTGAGTTGGCATTGAGGTGTGTCAAAGAATATGCAGCTGAGAGGCCTTCAATGGCCGAGGTTGCAAAAGAGATTGAGAGTATAATCGAGCTTGTTGGAGTGAATCCAAATTCTGAATCAGCTTCAACAACAGAAAATTATGAGGAAGCGGGTGCGGGGGATGGTAAACATCCTTATGCTAATGAGGAAGAATTTGAATATAGTGGAATCTTTCCAACAATAAGGGTAGAACCTCAATGAGTTTTGGCATTTTTCTtgtgtttcttttttctcttcggATGAATTCATTGAGGTCTTGGTGTGTCAATTTTGGATTCATTCAGTGTAAAAAATGACgaggtttcaaccaaaatatTGATTGGTTTTCATAGCATGGAAAGTGTATTGTTAACATTAACAATGGCTTTGCCTGAAGGGAAGAAGGAAAATGGATTCCAGATTGTAATTTGTACTCTAGTCATGAACATATTCTtgtgaattttttaattgtttgtaATATAGTTGAATTTGAAGATTGAATTTTCAAAAGACAGCATGtctgtttattttctttcttcataagCAAGCAACTCTTGCTAGTTAGTATACTCAAGATAATTGAGTGAGGACCCCATTCAACTGTAAACcaatcaataaataattttactCATAACAAATCATGAACATGATGatatatcaattattcaatttaaCTTTACAAACTAGAGCCAGATCTATTTAAAAGAGGTTGCTTTAATGGAAGAGAATTAATAGAAAAACCAATGATTCAAGAATGCAGCAAAATAACTTGTGTCATTGTTTAAGTAGGACTTGAAAATTTTAAGTTTGGCACATGACACCAAGGACATGGTACtacaaacataaatcataaacatgATTGTTAGTAGCATTTTTAtctaataaaatgatttttgaattttgaatgctGGCGACAAGAATTTAGttaaatgatgtttatgattttatgaacatGCCTCACTaatgatatttaaaatgattataCAACTTTTAATCTAGGACCAAATACAAATCCCGCCACAACTTCCAGCATAGCAATTTCGATATTTTTTTTCGGTTGAATTAGGAGTTGTGAAGCCAAAATTtggtttcactttttttttttgtggaaccAATATTAATTTTAGCCGTGATTTTGAGTGTGTTTGGTTCTTCTAATgtaaaatagattttatttgaaattagtGTTTGTTGCTTATGAATCTAGAAATTGACCTTTTATAgtcaaatttattgtttaacTGATTTTTACATGCcctaaaaaaactcatttttaccTAAATGTAatcaaacataaataattttaacttcaactcaattttaataCTAATCACTTTTGCACAATCAATTTTTCTTATAGCATAActaaatataaatcattttaacTTCAACTCAATTTTAGCCGTTAGAATCAATATTTCTCATCAACCAAGGTATGTTTGGTTATGCAgtgagaaaaattaattttaagtaaATTGATAGTGTAAAATCATTCTtactaaaatcaaattgaaggtaaagtaatttatatatttgaataatcggaataataaatttgagtgtcttgtcaaaaaaaaattgtaaaatcagAAGCTATAATTTTTAGAATCAATTTGAagtacaaaatcaattctactttaGAATAACCAAATGGAATCAAACATACATCAAAGAATCGGTGGTTAAAGTGAAGTGCAATCAATTTCTTCCATTTCCATATCCAACATGAGTAAGAATGATGAGATTAACCCTAAAACCAAAACCCCTCTTCAACCTTCTTCAAGTGCAGATCATGGTTCAACCAAATTTTCAGGCCACAAATCTCATATCAACCCAGCAGAAACAGCCATTCCTGATTCCGCAACTCTGAGAGATCAATGGAAATACGCTACCAGACAGTATGGTAAATGGTATTCTCACGCTTGGGGTACTGCCATTCTTGCTGGTGCTGCTTTCTTTGCTCTTGGTTGGTTCATCAAGGGTGAAAATCCAATTCCTTCTTTCAATTCCAAACCTAATTCCTCTCATGATGCTCATAACAAGGATAAACCTACTCAATCCAAATAAAGTTTCAACCTTTCTACTGCTTCATTCCCTTCTGTTGGGTcagtttcattatttttcttcctttttttttttttttttgcacttttggggcttttttgttttaattttgatttttgtttgtggttATTTGTAATAAGTAATTATAGACTGTACTTAAATTGGGTTGTTGGCTATTAGAAAAACTATTATAGTTtgtattttgatatgttttggtCATTCATTTTTATAGATAGATCACTGAGTAATAAAACAGCTTCTGCTCAATGTGAGATTGTGAAGTAGGTTGTATGTTGGCATTTAAGAATGTGAATAAGTTAAAGGTTGTATGTTTTGGTCATTCAGTTGTATAGATAGATCACTGAGTAATAAAACAACTTCCACTATATGTTATAGAGAAATTGAGACTGTGAAGTAGATTGTGTGTTGGCATTTAAGAATATGAACAAGTTGAAGATGGGAAATGGTGCAGAAGCGGAGACAATAGTGCAGAAGTGGAGAAAATTGGAGAAGCATGTTTGTTCTCGCTTCTGCCTTCTACACCATTGTTCTCTGCTTCTTAATGTGGTGAGGTGTTATTATCTATTGTTGATAGATTTTGCATTTGGAACCCTCATGTTGCTTGTGAGTTATGTACCGCTTATGTCGTTTCTGTTTATGAACACTGTGTGTGTAAAATAGGGAAACCCTCTGCTGTGGTGAGGTCTTGCAAATGGTTGGTCAAATTGTGAGTCTATTTAAGCCTAACCTTTTCGTATTACTCTGTAAATTTTGGTGATACTACTACAAACACAATGACCTATGGTTTATGGATTGAGGCACCAGTCAGAGTCACTATAACATCATTATATAAAAATGCCCTTGAAGAAATGAATGCTTAGGCTATGCTTGGTTGGATTGGAGGTTAGATGAGCTAGTAAAAAAAGATTATGTTTTGGGTCATACCATAGTATAAAACACTTCCATTCTATACAAcctagttgttatttttttgttacgttaaCTAATGACTGTGTGGTATGCCATGTATTTGTACACGGTCTTTAAATATTCTCAATTTCCTGTGTTGGGTTTATTGCATACATGTAGTTTTGGTGTTTTCCTTATCTTGTGGTACAAGGAGTGAATCAATCTCCAAGTTTAGTGTTTCAGACAcacaattattttggtgtttgataTTTATGTGAGCTGATTGAATTTTTGAGTCATGTTTTAAAAGGTGGAGtttaaattactaaattaaatTTCTCTCCTGGGAGCCTGGGCTGcatattgtttgttttgttgcaCTTGTATGTTAGGTGGAATCAAAACATTTTTAGGTATAGCTCTTcttttgtttgattatttttttaatctcatATAACAAGAGGCATCAGTTTTGATCAATACATCATATGGGTATTTCAAGTCATTTAGCATATCTGCATGATTGACTTATTATATGACGTTGAAGTTGTAGGGTTTTAGATAAAGAGGGAcgagaaaatataaatactttGAATTATGAATAGGATttgatatgattgatgattcTAATTTGAATACAGAAAGACTAAACACTAATTATAAATACTTCAAATTATAAATAGGGATGCAAATCATGATAATAAAAACTGATTGTTGAATTCAGGCAAGAAGCCTGAACTATAGTGAATAAGCCTGATTGTTTTCATATTATTATAACATTCATTCATGTTTGTTTGGTTAACTtacatcctttattttttattcatgtaCTTAAACTGCAGGTGCCATTCCCTGGAATGAAGCCACATAAGAGCTGGTTTTGGTCTATGTTGACAGTGCCCTGATGAAGGCTCACCTTGATTGTGAAAGTTTAAGTTTTTCTTGCTATGAGAAAACAGAATAtgttattatgtttttcttttcttttttcacttcTAATTACAAAATGtcacttctttttatttttatttttttaagtcttGTACATAAAACTGTAGTTAcaataaaagtttgtttttccagtgttatttatgaaaaaacaattgaaaacagaaaataaagtgaaaagtGTATTTTGTAAACAAAATGAAGACAAAACATATTATTCAAATAGTATAGCGCTGCATTTGATTTGTTTAGATATCTTAGTGAgacttttaataataattgcTTCATTGGTTGACAATCTAATCTCATATGTGAAAATAATCCAACGTTCAGCTGCTATAGATTCAGAGATTAATCTTATAGCGAGTCTTTTCTCCCTCACCCAAACCTCCTCTACTCCTTTGTTCAAACCTGTCATATCGAGCCACTTTTGTCAAACATACGACAATCATCGAAATACACATTATTTAAAGCTTTCCTGAGTTTCTCTACATCCCTCACATTCATGAACCTAGCAAAACCAAACACTTGACGACTAACATTGCGAAATCTAGAACAAAGACATCCGACAACATACCACACACCTTCAGACCCTTTCTTTAGGGTAAGGGTGAGCTTATGACGGTATTTTAAGAAGTGTCTGATTTTTTCCGCAATTTTGTGGAGTtcgggtatgctccatttaggctAAGCTCCATTTACTCCATTTAGGGTTTGGATgcaagacatgtggcaaaaaaatatctaatggttgagattttttgccacatgtcttgcatccaaaccctaaatggagcataccaGAACTCAATTTTGTGTATGATTGTCGTGCTTGGTCGAATGATAGTGACATAGATTATGAAAGAGGAGATTGTGTGTGTTGTTATGGTATACTGTTGCATGCGTggaatgtttattttattttatttttttgcgaAATTAGCATCAGTAAAAGGAAGATTGTGTGAAGATCAATGATTGTACTCTTAATAGAGTGCGGCGGGATTATGCTCATTTGATAATTACTGCAAAGATTTTGGGAGAAATTAATGAGGTAGAAGTGTTTCTGGTTGATTGGAAAAATTATCCTATTAGAATTGCGGAGGACATGGAGTTTGGTTTAGCGGATGATGCGTGTTTAGTGGAGCATGAGGAAGATAAAGAATCTTTGTGTACCAAACCAGCTTGTTTACCAGATGATGTTCTTCTTGTAGATTCTCTTGTGGATCATTTACAAGAGGAATGGTCTCAAGAAGTGAAATGTGACGGTCAGAATGATCCAGATTTTGGTAAGGTTCAATCGGTTAAGTCAAAGGGTATGACATCAAAAACTGATCAGTGGTTGGGTCAAGGACCATGCATGGGTGTATGAGAGGCTCGTGGTTGATAATGAGAATAATGACAATTCTCTTTGTTAGATCTGAAACGTCTTGCAAGGTTATCTTCTAAGGATAGGTATGATTTGATCAGCAAAAAtacttgtaaaacaagaaaagtTAAAATCCCCTTAAATTAAGGATGAATCTTTTAATTTCAACATAAGTCGAAATGGACTTTTGTACCTGAAACTACCTTGTTTCCCGAACCAAATACTTATCTCGGCAAAAAATTCTGATCTACCAAAAAGTACAGACTAATCCAAACAAGCCACCGTAAATATTCAATAAAACCTGAAATTAGATAAATGAATACCTTCAAAAGAAACACGAACCAAGCGAAATGAAAGTGCACGTTTCCTAAACATCTAACTAATATTGAACAGATTTTGCTACAGACCAATGCCGAAAGTTAGGAGTGATGCTCTCTAGAGTCTAGACAATCAATTTCATGCAGAAAGAATGATCTCTTTATAAGAATATAGACATGGATATGTTTACTGTAAAAATACAGAAACTTTTACTGTAAGCTCACGCAGAGCAACATCCTGATTTCTTCACAGCCGATACATCATCCCGAGATCCAACATCGATTGTCTGTCCTTTCGGTAGTGCCGTTGGATCATCACCAATCTCAAGGGCTTTCTTGCTCACAACACGGTAGATCTGTGTCAGCACTTCAGTGAAGGCATTTTCAACGTTCATGGACTCGAGGGCAGAGGTTTCCATGAAAAATGTGTTCTCTCTTTCTGCAAAAGCTGTCGAATCTTCAGTTGAAACCGCTCGCAAATGACGCAAATCTGCTTTGTTCCCAACAAGCATCACCACAATGTTGGCATCTGTGTGGTCTCTCAGCTCCTTCAACCACCTCTCCACGTTTTCAAATGTAACATGACGTGTAACATCATACACTAGCAAAGCACCAACAGCTCCTCTATAATATGCACTTGTAATTGCTCGGTACCTTCAGAAAAGGAAAAGTAGGCTAAGATATCTTACATGTCATGTCAATAAAATACagaattgaaaataattattcatcCGGGCAACAAAACTCGGCGATGTTACATTGATTTGAAGATTATTGTTGGGATTACTACTCAACAAGACTACTAAGTTCCATTGCAGGAGGATTTTGGTGTTATTCAACTATGGGCCTtattaagaaactaaattatgCATGGAATGATTAATATAATTTGCAGAAAAAGGAGGATTAAAGATGTTTGGCTTACAAAAATCCACTTTAGCACATAAAGGAATGTAATCGCATAATAATGTAACAAAATAAAGGAAATATAAGTTGCTTATAGATTCCACTGAACCAGTTTTTTAATGATAGCAAATTTAGATGACAGACACCACTTTTGCACATTACCTTAAGTCTAAGACTCTTCAGCTAACAAGTTTTTACCAACATTACCataataatttccttttaaGCTACCATCACACAACAAAGTTAAGACATTAGTGGTAAGTAAGCAATCAGATCGATACTAGCTCCAACATGATTTAACCTTTTCTATTTCTTAGTATGTAGTGACTTATTATATGATCAAACAATTTCCCTCATGCTGTTACAATGTGATAATTATATGAAGATCTTAATACATCAACCTTCAAACGAGGGGGGAAATCTTCACATTTTAGCAACACAAGAATTCaaattattagttattacaACTATATCCTTCAAGGCAAGTCATTTTAGTAACAGCTAACGAGTCAAATTCCAGCTCGGGACAGATAACAGTATATCATACAAACAAAATGATTTGAAGTTACTTAGCTTAGAGCATCTTAATTTTACATATTAAAAACTGAAGACATTGGTAattgttaagagtctcacattggAAATTCTAAGAACTATTTACATATGAAGGATGTctataaaaatgaaatgttaGAAGAAGCTGGCGACTCATTTGTTCCAATTAGCAATTGTTAGGGTCATAAATGGACTTGGACAAACCAGTACAAATAAAACTactataattgttattttaagaGAAATAGGCGTCAAACTGAAGATCTGAAGGTCACGTGTTTATAATTGGGGACAGCTCTCGCTTTACAGAGTGGTTTTGTAGAGTTAAGTAATGCTCAACCCAAATTCTATCCAAGTCTATCCAAAATTTGTTGGAGCGCCTACTATAAGGTTTCCACTATCGGGTATGAGGGTATGTGTTATGAGTCCCGAATATGATGAGATATATTCTAAGAGTACCTTTGCAAGCACGACTAGCCAAGTGATAACTTTATAAGATTGTGTTCACAGGCAACttcaacatcattttataatatgcAAATAGAACACGACAAAAGAACAGACTATTCATGTGAATGCCATATTCAAACAAGACATAAACGCATAAAAGGTAGGATCTATTAATCCAATTGAAACAATAAGTGCATTGAGGTCCACTAATAATATTGCAAGACAAATGGCCACATAAAACACAATCCAAATTTCTGTCACAAAAACAATAACGATCAAATCCCTAATTAGCctaacattttccttttaccAAACACAAGGGGTATCAAACAATAATGCATAAAAGCAGCTTGTACTTCATCTTCTAAGCTATCAGCATAAAGCCTCATACCCATCACAATCAAATCATAGACATTCACACATTTatcaaaacaagaagaaaaaacctaaaaaaacaaattgggCCATGGCTAAATAACCTAATCAAAATGCAATAACCAAAATCTAGAACAAGGAAAGGAATATTAACCTTTCTTGACCAGCAGTATCCCAAATCTGAGCCTTAACAACCTTATCATCAACCCT
Proteins encoded in this window:
- the LOC11446074 gene encoding uncharacterized protein; this encodes MSKNDEINPKTKTPLQPSSSADHGSTKFSGHKSHINPAETAIPDSATLRDQWKYATRQYGKWYSHAWGTAILAGAAFFALGWFIKGENPIPSFNSKPNSSHDAHNKDKPTQSK
- the LOC11446076 gene encoding ras-related protein RABA1f, producing MGAYRADDDYDYLFKVVLIGDSGVGKSNLLSRFTKNEFSLESKSTIGVEFATRSIRVDDKVVKAQIWDTAGQERYRAITSAYYRGAVGALLVYDVTRHVTFENVERWLKELRDHTDANIVVMLVGNKADLRHLRAVSTEDSTAFAERENTFFMETSALESMNVENAFTEVLTQIYRVVSKKALEIGDDPTALPKGQTIDVGSRDDVSAVKKSGCCSA